The region TCTTGTTCGTCTTTTTCAAAGGTCCAAGCTTTTCCGGCGCTTCCCAAATAATTGTTCATCTTTGCGGACGCCACCTTCTCGACCGTCGTTTGACCCTTTGCCAGTTGACCTTCCGAAAGCGACCGGCATTCGTCATTCGTCATTCTTTCGGACAACCCTAACGCTTCGAGCCATGCGACCTCCAAATCGGTCGCAATGTTCACTTTGCTGATTCCACCGTTCGGCAAGTGCGTCGCGTGTTTGATCATCTCGGCGGGAACGCCCGAACCGCCGTGCAAAACGAGGGGGATTTTGGTCAACAATCGGATCTTTTGCAGCCGGTCATAATCAATTTTCGGTTTTTTGACATCATAAACACCATGGGCTGTGCCGACGGATGCGGCGAGTGCGTCAATGCCGGTCTTTTCGACAAAATATTGCGCTTCCTTTGGATCGGTGTACAATTCTTCGTCGGTATCCGTTTCGACAAAATCGGTCGTACCGATTTTTCCGAGCTCCGCTTCCACGGAAACACCTTTTTCATGAGCGTACTCGACGACCTCTCTCGTCAACGCAATGTTTTGTTCGAGCGGTTGGTCTGACGCGTCGATCATGACTGACGTAAAGCCGGCAGCAATCGCATCGGCAATCACCTCGAAGTCTTTCGTGTGATCCAAATGCAACGTAACGGGTACGGTGATTGAGTCTTCCTCCAACACGCGGTAAAACTGGTTCGCGAATTCAAAAGGCGCGATCCCGTAGCGAACGAGTTCCTTTTGTGAAATTTGCACAATCAGCGGCGAACGGTTACGCTCCCCGGCAAGCAAAATCGGTTGGATCATCGGAACATATCGCGGCGAAAACGAACCAACGGCAAAACAACCTCGCTCAGCAGCACGCAGCATGTCTTTTAAGGTCAACACGTTTTTCGGTTTCGTATCGGTTCCCATCTCTTCAACTCCAATTTGAAAAATATTGTCTCAAGGGATCCTGAAGCCTCATATAACCGTTTTCGTATACGTTTCGGTAAGCTTCATGACGCTCTTCATCAGGCGTGAATTCCATCATTTTTTTTGTGAACATTGACCGCGCTTCTTCGTAACTCTCGTAAATGCCGCATCCCATTCCTGCGGCTATGGCGGCGCCGAACAGCGTCGCTTCTCCCATTTCCGGTATGAGGAAGGTGCAATGGGATACATCTGCTTTCATTTGCATCCAATGGGGATTGTTCGTTCCCCCGCCGACTGCAACCAACGTCTCAATCGGTGAATCGGTCAAAGCAGCGGCGCAACGGCGGATCGCCTCCATCTCATAGCACGTTCCTTCGAAAATCGCCTTTAGCAACTCGTTTCCCGTATGATGGTTCGCAAAGCCAACGAACGCTGCTTTCACGTGCTGATCAGGCCGTGGTGCCCCGCTTCCAGACAAATACGGAAAATATAAAATTCCCGTAGGCGCTGCATCGGTTTTCGAAAGTTTTTGCAAGATGCGTTCGTACGTAAGCGTCTCGCCGGAAGCGATTTCTCTCCGCAGCCATTCGATCGATCCTCCCGATGCGGGAAGTCCTCCCATCCAAAAGTATGCGTCACCAATGACGTGCAGCCCGAAAGATAAGCCTGAGTGAAACGCTTTTTCGTCAAGCTTCTTCTCTTTCATTGTTCCGACGAGCGTTTCCGCCGTCCCGACCGAATCAAACACGATTCCCGGTTCCACGGCACCCGCCGCCAATGCGGCGCACACGTGGTCATGACCGCAGACCGCCACAGGCACTCCGCGCAAAAAAGGCAATTCATCCAATGTTTCCGCTCCGTCGGCGATTCGCCTTCCACTCGGATGAACGTCGGGAAACAACGCCGGGTTTAGATCAAATACCTTTAACAGCTCGCGATCCCACTGTTTTGTATCAATGCGAAAAGCGTACGTTCTCGAGGCAAGCGTGTAATCAGTCGCGAAAGCTCCCGTCAATCGATAAGCCGCATAATCCGCCGCCGACAGCCACACGCATTCATCAAGCCACAGGCGGGATTGATGGCGGGCAATCCATAACAGCTTCGCCAATCCGTATTTGCGGCTCGGCCGCAATCCGCTTTTCATAAATTGTTCATACGGATCGATGCGGCGCTCGATGTCGTCGCATTCCTCTGTCGCTCGATCGTCAAACCACGGAAGAAAACCCGTACGCGCTTGACCGGTTTTGCGATCAAGCAGCAAACCGGTTTCCGCCATGCTCGAAATACCGACAGCCGCAATGTCTTCGCCGCCGTCACGAGTCAGTTCGACAATCATGGAAACGATTTGTTTCCACATTTCAACCGGATCGTAGTTCGTTTGCCGAACTGCCGTTTTCACAGCCGAACCGTCAACTGCGAACAATCCCGCTTTGCAATGTGTCGTACCGATATCGATCGAAAGCACCCGACTCATCGTCGGCCTTCCTCTAATGTTTGTTTTACTCGTTTCATTCCCGATTCCGGACTGGAGAGGAATTGTCCGCGAATCGCGGCCGGGAGCCGCTCCACCGCTTGAGCCATCGAGGCTTGCGCCAAAACGACGACATCCGTTTTTTTCGCGAGATCCGCCAAAGATTCAGCTACGAGCCGGTCATGTTCCTGACGGTCACCGGCGGCCAAAGCTCGATACGCATCATCAGCCAACAAAGGTTGTACCTCAATCGCCGCCTTTCGCGCGGTTGCTTTCTCTTTCAACAATTGCACGGTCGGCCGCAAGGTCGTCGAAAGCGTTGCCGCCACTCCAACCGTATTCCCTCTGTTTACCGCCGTTTCAGCCATCGCTTCGTCAATCCGCACGACCGGAATCGACAATTCCTTTCGCATCTCGGCAACCGTTTCGCCGACGGATGAGCACGCATTCAAAACGACGTCCGCTTCTTCTGCTTCGGCATATTTTGCATACTGCAGCAATTTATGCTTTACTTCGTTAACGTCTCCATCGTTGACAAGCAGTCTTGGCAAAATCGAATCGTCGACGAAATTAATAACTTCACAGTCGCCAATCAACCGAAGTGCCAACTGTTTGAGCGGTTCGACCGTAACCGGGGTCGTATGGATTATCGCTAATCGACATCCCATCCTATCCACCTCCTTATAAAGTTTCGAGTAAGTTGAACCGAGCATTCGCTCATTCTTTTTTCATCTGTTAGGTATTCATATGATACATAAACCTATGTACATCCTCAACGACGTCGTAGCCGCCGGCTCAATCACGGCAATGTATCCGATTTTCTACATGCATCCGACGATCCGATCACGAGCGACGGTTAAACGAATACATGTAAGCAACGCCGCCGAGAGATTTGCCTGTCTTTAAACATGTTCTTCACGAACGTCATCACGCGGCCAACGCCATGCTTTTTACATCCAAAGGCATTTAGGCTCCCACGATGTTAATCGCTGTTGCGTCATGCGTATGGGCCGTTATATTTTTCTTCCGGCGGTGATGTCCATGCCCTCAATGAAATAGCGCTGGAACGCGAAAAATAATAGGACGACAGGCGTAATCACGAGCAGCGATGCCGCCATCAAATAGTTCCACTGCACGGAAATTTGTTCTTTAAAAGTCGCAAGCCCGATTTGCAACGTGTATAAACTTTCATCGTTCACGTACAGCAACGGTCCGACAAAATCGTTCCAGGCTCCGTTGAACGAGAAGATCGCCACAGTCGCGATCGCCGGTTTCGCCATTGGAACGGCGATTTTCCACCAAATGTAAAAATGGTTGGCGCCGTCGATTTTCGCCGCTTCGACGTAATCGTTCGGAATTCCCATGAAAAATTGACGAAGCAAAAAGATGAAAAATGCGCTTCCGAAAAACGACGGAACGATTAACGGCAAATACGAGTTCATCCAGTTGAGTTTCGTAAAGATGATGTATTGCGGAATCATCGTCAGAAACGGAGGAATCATCATCGTCGCGAGCACGATCGCGAACAA is a window of Bacillales bacterium DNA encoding:
- a CDS encoding class II fructose-bisphosphate aldolase; protein product: MGTDTKPKNVLTLKDMLRAAERGCFAVGSFSPRYVPMIQPILLAGERNRSPLIVQISQKELVRYGIAPFEFANQFYRVLEEDSITVPVTLHLDHTKDFEVIADAIAAGFTSVMIDASDQPLEQNIALTREVVEYAHEKGVSVEAELGKIGTTDFVETDTDEELYTDPKEAQYFVEKTGIDALAASVGTAHGVYDVKKPKIDYDRLQKIRLLTKIPLVLHGGSGVPAEMIKHATHLPNGGISKVNIATDLEVAWLEALGLSERMTNDECRSLSEGQLAKGQTTVEKVASAKMNNYLGSAGKAWTFEKDEQEKE
- a CDS encoding aspartate/glutamate racemase family protein, which produces MGCRLAIIHTTPVTVEPLKQLALRLIGDCEVINFVDDSILPRLLVNDGDVNEVKHKLLQYAKYAEAEEADVVLNACSSVGETVAEMRKELSIPVVRIDEAMAETAVNRGNTVGVAATLSTTLRPTVQLLKEKATARKAAIEVQPLLADDAYRALAAGDRQEHDRLVAESLADLAKKTDVVVLAQASMAQAVERLPAAIRGQFLSSPESGMKRVKQTLEEGRR
- a CDS encoding FGGY family carbohydrate kinase; this encodes MSRVLSIDIGTTHCKAGLFAVDGSAVKTAVRQTNYDPVEMWKQIVSMIVELTRDGGEDIAAVGISSMAETGLLLDRKTGQARTGFLPWFDDRATEECDDIERRIDPYEQFMKSGLRPSRKYGLAKLLWIARHQSRLWLDECVWLSAADYAAYRLTGAFATDYTLASRTYAFRIDTKQWDRELLKVFDLNPALFPDVHPSGRRIADGAETLDELPFLRGVPVAVCGHDHVCAALAAGAVEPGIVFDSVGTAETLVGTMKEKKLDEKAFHSGLSFGLHVIGDAYFWMGGLPASGGSIEWLRREIASGETLTYERILQKLSKTDAAPTGILYFPYLSGSGAPRPDQHVKAAFVGFANHHTGNELLKAIFEGTCYEMEAIRRCAAALTDSPIETLVAVGGGTNNPHWMQMKADVSHCTFLIPEMGEATLFGAAIAAGMGCGIYESYEEARSMFTKKMMEFTPDEERHEAYRNVYENGYMRLQDPLRQYFSNWS
- a CDS encoding carbohydrate ABC transporter permease is translated as MAISTAKSHYFQSVKRKKKISQIIVTIVLLTGSIVILSPLWWMISTSLKSMTEVMHFPPTFYPKEIHLENYVDAIKAFPFFRYALNTLFITFFVVIGNVLCNTFVAYGFAKIQFRGKNLLFAIVLATMMIPPFLTMIPQYIIFTKLNWMNSYLPLIVPSFFGSAFFIFLLRQFFMGIPNDYVEAAKIDGANHFYIWWKIAVPMAKPAIATVAIFSFNGAWNDFVGPLLYVNDESLYTLQIGLATFKEQISVQWNYLMAASLLVITPVVLLFFAFQRYFIEGMDITAGRKI